One stretch of Jiangella gansuensis DSM 44835 DNA includes these proteins:
- a CDS encoding sucrase ferredoxin: MTTCSDASRDLGEPLAGTAPVAAWWLVLEQPGPWGAKALTQSHLDPALGAELDTAAGRHGGRVALVRRPRRHPDTRHPASHRVWLAATRPGGTRLLGGWVEDVSMLRDVNWSALGDGAGGGSGGLAGELHTVAAEAGLSLRPEAEPILLVCTNGRRDACCAVQGRQLIHDVRDDLLGRVWETTHLGGHRFAPTAVLLPHGVVYGRLDDKSALQLVESARVGRFHGDHYRGRSTFSRPGQAAEAAVRRVAGDTGLDDLDVTVTPLAPGEWDAVVEHRDGRTWTLQVRAEQQHPARPESCGKPAGTPVAYVARPRG, from the coding sequence GTGACCACCTGCTCCGACGCCAGCCGCGACCTCGGCGAGCCGTTGGCCGGCACCGCGCCGGTGGCCGCCTGGTGGCTGGTGCTCGAGCAGCCCGGGCCCTGGGGCGCCAAGGCGCTGACGCAGTCCCACCTCGACCCCGCGCTCGGTGCCGAGCTGGACACCGCCGCAGGCCGGCACGGCGGCCGGGTCGCGTTGGTGCGCCGGCCGCGACGCCACCCGGACACCCGGCATCCAGCCTCGCACCGGGTCTGGCTGGCCGCCACCCGGCCCGGCGGCACCCGGCTGCTCGGCGGCTGGGTCGAGGACGTGTCGATGCTGCGCGACGTGAACTGGAGCGCGCTGGGCGACGGCGCCGGGGGTGGCTCCGGCGGTCTCGCGGGTGAGCTGCACACCGTCGCCGCCGAGGCCGGGCTGTCGCTGCGGCCCGAGGCCGAGCCCATCCTCCTGGTGTGCACCAACGGCCGCCGGGATGCCTGCTGCGCGGTGCAGGGGCGCCAGCTGATCCACGACGTCCGCGACGACCTTCTCGGCCGGGTGTGGGAGACCACCCACCTGGGCGGCCACCGGTTCGCCCCCACGGCTGTGCTGCTGCCGCACGGCGTGGTCTACGGACGGCTGGACGACAAGTCCGCGCTGCAGTTGGTCGAGTCCGCGCGCGTCGGTCGCTTCCACGGCGATCACTACCGCGGCCGCAGCACCTTCAGCCGGCCCGGCCAGGCCGCCGAAGCAGCCGTCCGGCGTGTCGCCGGCGACACCGGCCTCGACGACCTCGACGTCACCGTCACGCCGCTCGCCCCCGGCGAGTGGGACGCCGTCGTCGAACATCGCGACGGCCGCACCTGGACGTTGCAGGTGCGCGCCGAGCAACAGCACCCGGCCCGCCCGGAGTCGTGCGGTAAGCCGGCCGGCACCCCCGTCGCCTATGTTGCCCGCCCGCGCGGGTGA
- a CDS encoding LppX_LprAFG lipoprotein, whose translation MRVTTRRAAALLVVTGALALAGCSGDDDGGGGDDPQAQLDTAAELLNEASSVRFTVEGEDLPDGGTVVLGAEGVAVPPASFEGDIRIRAGALPATIGVVSVDGQLWAQLPLTNSYSEVDAAELGFGDPGLLIDPDHGVSQLLTSGSEVAAGEQVRIDGDVHNQVESVLPGELVGQILAIADPSAEVHATWALDAETGQLRQATLTGPFYDGGAEQTYAVQLSEYDEPAEISAPDS comes from the coding sequence ATGCGCGTCACCACCCGCCGGGCCGCCGCCCTGCTCGTCGTCACCGGAGCGCTGGCTCTGGCCGGGTGCAGCGGCGACGACGACGGCGGCGGCGGTGACGACCCGCAGGCCCAGCTCGACACCGCCGCCGAGCTGCTCAACGAGGCCTCCAGCGTCCGGTTCACCGTCGAGGGCGAGGACCTTCCCGACGGCGGCACCGTCGTGCTCGGCGCCGAGGGCGTCGCCGTCCCGCCCGCCTCGTTCGAGGGCGACATCCGCATCCGCGCCGGTGCGCTGCCGGCCACCATCGGAGTCGTGTCCGTCGACGGCCAGCTGTGGGCCCAGCTGCCGCTCACCAACAGTTACTCCGAGGTCGACGCCGCCGAGCTCGGCTTCGGCGACCCCGGTCTGCTCATCGACCCCGACCACGGCGTCAGTCAGCTCCTCACCTCCGGCAGCGAGGTCGCGGCCGGTGAGCAGGTACGCATCGACGGCGACGTGCACAACCAGGTCGAGTCGGTGCTGCCCGGCGAGCTCGTGGGCCAGATCCTCGCCATCGCCGACCCCTCCGCCGAGGTCCACGCCACCTGGGCGCTCGACGCCGAGACCGGGCAGTTGCGGCAGGCCACGCTGACCGGTCCCTTCTACGACGGCGGCGCCGAGCAGACGTACGCCGTCCAGCTCAGCGAATACGACGAGCCGGCGGAGATCAGTGCCCCCGACAGCTGA
- a CDS encoding MFS transporter: protein MPPTAERTARRALVLGVVGVLLAAADTYVIVLALPDMMVGVGLDADELQRAAPLVSMFLLGYVVVLPLVGRISDVTGRLPVLTGALLVFTAGSLLTASADGLGGAVVGRFLQGAGGGALVPVTLALVADLWPAERRGVPLGLVGAVQELGSVLGPLFGAAILAVADWRAIFWVNFAVGAVLFAGTVARRRRPQPALAGAGPGPVGAAADHADPPASPRATPPDGRPDVAGAVLGLGALLCAGVAVTRPRSLEQSVQWGELLVPRADGQQWTTPLAIGAAVLTLAFVARELTARRPILPLRRTPAVLRAADLPGALLLGAALGGIVLTFAVADPAVELMAPSGPWLLTGSAVALAGFAWRQRRAPNPLVPPAAVRSVPAWGSLLVSLFVGAALVSVVVDVPILARTVVSGADQLDAALVLMRFLVALPVGAVLGGWLLRRFSPAPIAGLGMALGTAGLAVMATWGLGSLDGLGDDAVLVAAGFGFGLAIAPINAALLAAAPRETHGVASALLVVARMVGMLAGLSALTAIGLRKLYSVQATIESPAVTCPDSPTDCPPYDDAVREAIVEQLQATFTGAAVCAAVATAGALLLLRHRPRNVVA from the coding sequence GTGCCCCCGACAGCTGAGCGCACCGCCCGCCGGGCACTGGTGCTCGGCGTCGTCGGAGTTCTGCTGGCCGCCGCCGACACCTACGTCATCGTGCTGGCGCTGCCGGACATGATGGTCGGGGTCGGGCTCGACGCCGACGAGCTGCAGCGAGCCGCACCGCTGGTGTCGATGTTCCTTCTCGGCTACGTCGTCGTGCTGCCGCTGGTCGGCCGCATCTCCGACGTCACCGGGCGGCTGCCGGTACTCACCGGCGCGCTGCTCGTCTTCACGGCCGGGTCGCTGCTGACGGCGTCCGCCGACGGGCTGGGTGGCGCGGTGGTGGGCCGGTTCCTCCAGGGCGCCGGCGGCGGCGCCCTCGTCCCGGTGACGCTGGCGCTGGTGGCCGACCTCTGGCCGGCCGAACGGCGAGGCGTCCCGCTCGGCCTGGTCGGCGCGGTACAGGAGTTGGGCTCGGTTCTGGGTCCCCTGTTCGGCGCGGCCATCCTCGCCGTCGCCGACTGGCGCGCCATCTTCTGGGTCAACTTCGCCGTCGGCGCCGTGCTGTTCGCCGGCACCGTAGCCCGCCGTCGACGGCCGCAGCCCGCCCTCGCCGGCGCGGGGCCGGGCCCGGTCGGAGCCGCCGCGGACCACGCCGACCCGCCGGCCTCTCCCCGGGCGACGCCGCCAGACGGCCGGCCCGACGTCGCCGGCGCCGTCCTGGGCCTCGGCGCGCTGCTGTGCGCCGGAGTGGCGGTCACCCGGCCCCGGTCGCTCGAGCAGAGCGTCCAATGGGGCGAGCTGCTGGTCCCCCGCGCCGACGGACAGCAGTGGACCACCCCACTGGCCATCGGCGCCGCCGTGCTGACCCTCGCCTTCGTCGCCCGTGAGCTCACCGCCCGCCGGCCCATCCTGCCGTTGCGGCGCACCCCGGCGGTGCTGCGGGCCGCGGACCTGCCCGGCGCCCTGCTGCTCGGCGCGGCCCTCGGCGGCATCGTCCTCACGTTCGCCGTTGCCGACCCGGCCGTCGAGCTGATGGCGCCGTCCGGGCCGTGGCTGCTCACCGGGTCGGCGGTCGCGCTCGCCGGGTTCGCCTGGCGGCAGCGCCGGGCGCCGAACCCGCTGGTTCCGCCGGCCGCGGTCCGCTCCGTCCCGGCGTGGGGGTCGCTGCTGGTCAGCCTGTTCGTCGGGGCGGCGCTGGTCTCCGTCGTCGTCGACGTGCCGATCCTGGCCCGAACCGTCGTCTCCGGCGCCGACCAGCTCGACGCGGCCCTCGTGCTGATGCGGTTCCTCGTGGCGCTGCCGGTCGGCGCCGTGCTCGGCGGCTGGCTGCTGCGCCGGTTCTCCCCGGCGCCCATCGCCGGCCTCGGCATGGCGCTCGGCACGGCCGGGCTCGCCGTCATGGCCACCTGGGGGCTGGGCTCATTGGACGGCCTCGGCGACGACGCCGTCCTGGTCGCGGCCGGATTCGGGTTCGGGCTGGCCATCGCGCCGATCAACGCGGCGCTGCTGGCCGCGGCGCCGCGCGAGACGCACGGCGTGGCCAGCGCCCTGCTCGTCGTCGCCCGCATGGTCGGCATGCTCGCCGGGCTGTCCGCGCTCACCGCGATCGGGCTGCGCAAGCTCTACTCCGTCCAGGCGACCATCGAGTCACCGGCCGTCACCTGCCCCGACTCCCCCACTGACTGCCCGCCGTACGACGACGCCGTCCGAGAGGCGATCGTGGAGCAGCTCCAGGCCACGTTCACCGGAGCCGCCGTGTGCGCGGCCGTCGCCACCGCGGGCGCGCTGCTCCTCCTCCGCCACCGCCCCCGTAACGTGGTGGCGTGA
- a CDS encoding beta-class carbonic anhydrase translates to METEEFADVLAANGHYAERFALAGLEPVAARGLAVVTCMDSRIEPLDMLGLKPGDAKILRNAGARVTSDVLRTLALATHLLGVTRIMVVAHTKCKMASATADEVNAAIQDSSGIDVRSLDFQLVADQRATLAADVQKIRSWPFLSPGAPVGGFIYDVDTGRLSQVT, encoded by the coding sequence ATGGAAACCGAGGAGTTCGCCGACGTCCTGGCCGCGAACGGCCACTACGCCGAGCGGTTCGCGCTGGCCGGCCTGGAGCCGGTCGCCGCCCGCGGACTGGCCGTCGTCACCTGCATGGACTCGCGCATCGAGCCGCTGGACATGCTGGGCCTGAAGCCCGGCGACGCCAAGATCCTGCGCAACGCCGGCGCCCGGGTCACCAGCGACGTCCTGCGCACCCTCGCCCTGGCCACCCACCTGCTGGGGGTCACCCGGATCATGGTTGTGGCCCACACCAAGTGCAAGATGGCCAGCGCCACCGCCGACGAGGTCAACGCCGCCATTCAGGACTCCTCCGGCATCGACGTGCGCAGCCTCGACTTCCAGCTCGTCGCGGACCAGCGCGCCACCCTGGCCGCGGACGTGCAGAAGATCCGCTCCTGGCCCTTCCTGTCCCCGGGAGCGCCGGTCGGCGGTTTCATCTACGACGTCGACACCGGCCGGCTCTCCCAGGTCACCTGA